The following coding sequences are from one Arcobacter nitrofigilis DSM 7299 window:
- a CDS encoding class I SAM-dependent methyltransferase — protein sequence MQTFDPIEYKKMVKQYQEDNKPLDWFDTIYKNANGDYKKVFWADLEASPYLINWLKNNKINKQAPKAIVIGCGVGDDAEALSDFGFEVTAFDISPTAIELCKKRYPNTKVDYLVANLFEYDKSWLKNFDLVYECNTIQVLPGDYRIKARVAISNLLTIGGYVLVSCRSREENKNLTDIPLPLDKKEINQFVQSDGLEEISFLAYDDNQTPSVPHFFAVYKRVK from the coding sequence ATGCAAACATTTGACCCAATTGAATACAAAAAAATGGTTAAACAATACCAAGAAGATAATAAACCACTTGATTGGTTTGATACAATTTACAAAAATGCAAATGGAGATTATAAAAAAGTATTTTGGGCTGATTTGGAAGCAAGTCCTTATTTAATCAATTGGTTAAAGAATAATAAAATCAATAAACAAGCTCCCAAAGCTATTGTTATAGGATGTGGTGTTGGTGATGATGCAGAAGCCTTAAGTGACTTTGGATTTGAAGTTACTGCATTTGATATATCCCCTACTGCAATTGAACTTTGTAAAAAAAGATATCCAAATACAAAAGTTGATTATCTTGTGGCAAACTTATTTGAATATGATAAATCATGGCTTAAAAACTTTGATTTAGTATATGAATGTAATACAATACAAGTTTTACCAGGTGATTATAGAATCAAAGCTAGAGTTGCCATTTCAAACTTATTAACTATTGGTGGATATGTTCTTGTATCTTGTAGAAGTAGAGAAGAAAACAAAAACTTAACTGATATTCCCTTACCTTTGGATAAAAAAGAGATAAATCAATTTGTACAAAGTGATGGATTAGAAGAGATTAGTTTTTTAGCATATGATGATAATCAAACACCTTCTGTTCCTCATTTTTTTGCAGTATATAAAAGAGTAAAATGA